Proteins encoded together in one Ciona intestinalis chromosome 1, KH, whole genome shotgun sequence window:
- the LOC100176982 gene encoding uncharacterized protein LOC100176982 isoform X1, with translation MSNTGDIYLEELSVAIKSLQVESLLQLNKDSSPITFANNQKTLNYFCSSLDKIFLHGLRAKEQGYWHFVRRFCRKDTINHIQNLKHVLTNIGRGRAWLFVALNESHLEGFLNSFQHNPSIVDEYYLSHAILSTPQLLLLQSLMCGLEHVNFSIEPDVHYLDIPVFPVVITHPAITPPTQSDCTVRSKGKPELSHQNSNLGSAVVINPDALVNAASKGTELAAKALRGVFGNNQLRTREVVLGDEMPEVAYYELPKALQDVACFDSIAEQQGTELTCMGITVKENTICKSCSFDLNRCQCGSSSKKMNQRTHIDSDILIDDGPIRVTRQLSTRKKHSFKHTTTIGIQCDDILNDTDSGLPSDIPSSVDSSIDLLTAWLSASHHQENTKLFGVHEISTQCNDLGDESPEKSHFSHDPLQTDVCLIDFVTEDEASHSCGLFCFDLTTDDPEIHEENLDFTQKKIKELVDGVNPDLTFSETEKDSVSTEKTFKTKSPRKLLKMNILQHEHTIGAIEAEEKDNKKVEKEHNECSDRELNETCGLNKTAHTAVPIACTEIVNNESEIEQSIHTEKSSHSFESQQTNKLNIESTTNKNSECNVVPQTSCDDITCAGVNTYYLMCNAYAADSKLDPCQSISAENEISESLNQVKVGSSCILDSFNASDSKLELCSKDETNSDENAITSKPSHQVKVASSCASGSSELDYPDIYKVESIQKKKKNMDSCSTSLELSTSSEKSLSESNNLCEVTTNKHICEKESDKVHAKVPVFEKAVDLAYYDNCETENSSFEEENISQHLFEEDSFAEMEDSYVVDIDSNLHLQLMLDVVLSDDEKLIKLFRTRSHSNKNNENLFILFTNSLVYFLTQYETLYVRQNYLGYFNVDVLHSNQGLIFSEDVTSNTKCVRCNTSDSTLTRLLLFCFQENKPNINPANLKGLQQQLHLYSDWTKHTSCLESCVSSETGIPVSDCDILLYSLIEWKTESKVVKTEPSLTSDLSYKAGRSFFGGEKWVSAYFVLEDGLLYQYKTKNATKPDHCYIIEEEISSVERGVTSADFSVILRTGSRINLRASDDDNAKSWIEAIASFIQSYSSTAEYPVNCSLVIATKRLFICHEDHSTGFCRCLSHVQLSEVTHVEMNYETHFCCVYFKQCSPMQKPSSSKACNWQLQFPSAQHCEQFENTMKDCCYSISFNRLTTS, from the exons atgTCTAACACAGGTGACATCTATCTTGAAGAATTGTCCGTCGCAATTAAATCG CTTCAAGTTGAAAGCTTACTTCAACTTAATAAAGATTCTTCTCCCATCACGTTTGCAAACAATCAAAAGACTTTAAACTACTTTTGTTCATCATTGGACAAAATATTCTTGCATGG ATTGCGAGCAAAAGAACAAGGTTACTGGCATTTTGTAAGGAGATTTTGTCGAAAAGACACAATAAATCATATCCAGAAtctaaaacatgttttaaccaaCATTGGAAGAG GTAGAGCGTGGTTGTTTGTTGCACTAAACGAGAGCCATCTTGAGGGATTTCTCAACAGTTTCCAACACAATCCTTCGATTGTAGATGAATATTATTTAAG ccACGCAATTTTGAGTACCCCTCAG CTTTTACTGCTACAGAGTTTAATGTGTGGATTAGAACACGTCAACTTTTCAATTGAACCG GATGTCCACTATCTTGATATACCAGTTTTCCCTGTCGTAATCACCCACCCTGCAATAACTCCTCCTACCCAGTCAGATTGCACAGTTCGTAGCAAGGGCAAACCAGAATTAAGCCACCAAAACTCCAACCTTGGCTctgcagttgttataaatcCGGATGCTCTTGTGAATGCTGCATCCAAGGGCACAGAGCTTGCTGCTAAAGCTTTGAGAGGTGTTTTTGGGAATAACCAGCTTAGAACAAGAGAAGTGGTGCTTGGTGATGAAATGCCAGAAGTGGCATATTATGAATTGCCGAAAGCACTGCAGGATGTCGCATGTTTTGATTCCATAGCAGAACAACAAGGAACTGAGCTCACTTGTATGGGAATAACTGTGAAAGAAAACACTATATGTAAGTCCTGCTCTTTTGACTTAAACAGATGTCAATGCGGATCTTCTTCGAAAAAGATGAATCAACGAACGCATATTGATTCTGACATCTTGATTGATGACGGTCCGATCAGAGTAACTCGACAGTTGTCAACACGGAAAAAACATTCCTTCAAACACACTACCACGATTGGTATACAATGTGATGACATTTTAAATGATACTGACTCGGGTCTACCAAGTGATATTCCATCCTCTGTAGATTCTAGCATAGATCTTCTCACAGCTTGGCTCTCTGCCTCTCATCATCAAGAAAACACAAAGTTATTCGGCGTTCATGAAATTTCAACTCAGTGTAACGACTTGGGAGATGAAAGTCCGGAAAAAAGTCATTTTTCGCATGATCCATTACAGACGGATGTTTGCTTGATTGATTTTGTGACGGAAGATGAAGCCTCTCATAGTTGTGGTCTTTTTTGCTTTGATTTAACAACCGATGATCCTGAAATTCATGAAGAAAATTTAGATttcacacagaaaaaaataaaagaattggTCGATGGTGTGAATCCTGACCTAACTTTTTCTGAAACTGAAAAAGATTCAGTTTCGACagaaaaaactttcaaaactaAGTCTCCGCGGAAATTACTGAAAATGAATATACTACAACACGAACACACCATAGGCGCTATTGAAGCAGAGGAAAAGGATAATAAAAAAGTGGAAAAAGAACATAATGAATGTAGCGATAGAGAACTTAATGAAACCTGTGGTTTAAACAAGACTGCTCATACTGCTGTACCGATTGCTTGTACTGAGATTGTTAATAATGAATCTGAAATAGAGCAAAGCATTCATACCGAAAAATCCTCTCATAGTTTTGAAagtcaacaaacaaacaagttaaacatTGAAAGcactacaaataaaaactcGGAATGCAATGTAGTTCCGCAAACATCATGTGATGATATAACATGCGCTGGTGTAAATACTTACTATTTAATGTGCAATGCATATGCTGCTGATAGCAAACTAGACCCATGTCAATCTATTTCCGCTGAAAATGAAATTTCTGAATCTCTCAATCAAGTTAAAGTTGGCTCTTCTTGTATTTTAGACAGTTTTAATGCATCTGATAGCAAACTAGAACTGTGTAGTAAAGATGAAACTAATTCTGATGAAAATGCTATAACTTCTAAACCCTCCCATCAAGTTAAAGTTGCTTCTTCTTGCGCCTCGGGAAGTTCTGAACTTGACTACCCTGATATTTACAAAGTTGAATCCAttcaaaagaagaaaaagaacaTGGATAGCTGTTCAACTTCATTAGAACTTAGTACTAGTAGCGAGAAATCTCTTTCGGAATCAAATAATTTATGTGAAGTAAccacaaacaaacatatttgcGAAAAAGAAAGTGATAAAGTTCATGCAAAAGTTCCTGTTTTTGAGAAAGCAGTTGATCTGGCATATTATGATAATTGTGAAACAGAAAACAGTAGCTTTGAAGAAGAGAATATATCTCAGCACCTGTTTGAGGAAGATAGTTTTGCGGAGATGGAAGATTCTTATGTAGTGGATATTGATAGCAATCTACATCTACAACTTATGTTAGATGTTGTGCTAAGCGATGATGAAAAGTTAATAAAG CTTTTTCGTACAAGATCACactcaaataaaaacaacgagaatttatttatcctcttcACAAACAGCTTGGTTTATTTCCTCACTCAATATGAAACATTGTATGTGAGACAGAACTATCTTGGATACTTTAACGTTGATGTTTTACACAGCAATCAG GGCCTCATTTTTTCTGAAGATGTTACTTCAAACACCAAGTGTGTAAGATGTAATACTTCAGATTCTACACTGACAAGATTactcttattttgttttcaagaaaataaaccaaatatcAATCCAGCCAATCTGAAAGGTTTACAACAG CAACTCCATTTATACTCTGACTGGACCAAGCATACTTCTTGTCTTGAGTCCTGTGTGTCCAGTGAAACGGGTATCCCTGTTTCAGATTGTGATATTTTGCTGTACTCTCTCATCGAGTGGAAAACTGAAtcaaaagttgttaaaactgaacCATCACTTACAAGTGATCTGTCATACAAAGCTGGGAGATCTTTTTTTGGTGGGGAAAAGTGGGTTTCAGCTTACTTTGTCTTGGAAGATGGGCTTCTGTATCAATATAAAACTAA AAATGCAACGAAACCTGACCACTGTTACATCATAGAGGAGGAAATATCTTCTGTGGAGCGCGGCGTTACAAGCGCTGACTTCTCTGTTATTTTAAGAACAGGTTCCCGGATTAATTTGCGTGCAAGCGATGATGATAATGCCAAGTCTTGGATTGAAGCGATCGCTTCATTTATACAG TCTTATTCTAGTACAGCCGAATATCCTGTCAACTGCTCGCTTGTGATCGCCACCAAGCGGTTGTTCATCTGCCATGAAGACCACAGCACAGGATTCTGTCGTTGCCTGTCTCATGTTCAACTCTCTGAAGTTACACACGTCGAAATGAATTACGAAACCCATTTCTGTTGTGTGTATTTCAAGCAGTGTTCCCCAATGCAAAAGCCCTCTAGTTCAAAAGCGTGTAACTGGCAACTTCAGTTCCCAAGTGCGCAACACTGTGAGCAGTTTGAAAACACCATGAAGGATTGCTGTTATTCCATTTCATTCAACCGGTTGACTACTTCTTGA
- the LOC100176982 gene encoding uncharacterized protein LOC100176982 isoform X2, whose amino-acid sequence MGRAWLFVALNESHLEGFLNSFQHNPSIVDEYYLSHAILSTPQLLLLQSLMCGLEHVNFSIEPDVHYLDIPVFPVVITHPAITPPTQSDCTVRSKGKPELSHQNSNLGSAVVINPDALVNAASKGTELAAKALRGVFGNNQLRTREVVLGDEMPEVAYYELPKALQDVACFDSIAEQQGTELTCMGITVKENTICKSCSFDLNRCQCGSSSKKMNQRTHIDSDILIDDGPIRVTRQLSTRKKHSFKHTTTIGIQCDDILNDTDSGLPSDIPSSVDSSIDLLTAWLSASHHQENTKLFGVHEISTQCNDLGDESPEKSHFSHDPLQTDVCLIDFVTEDEASHSCGLFCFDLTTDDPEIHEENLDFTQKKIKELVDGVNPDLTFSETEKDSVSTEKTFKTKSPRKLLKMNILQHEHTIGAIEAEEKDNKKVEKEHNECSDRELNETCGLNKTAHTAVPIACTEIVNNESEIEQSIHTEKSSHSFESQQTNKLNIESTTNKNSECNVVPQTSCDDITCAGVNTYYLMCNAYAADSKLDPCQSISAENEISESLNQVKVGSSCILDSFNASDSKLELCSKDETNSDENAITSKPSHQVKVASSCASGSSELDYPDIYKVESIQKKKKNMDSCSTSLELSTSSEKSLSESNNLCEVTTNKHICEKESDKVHAKVPVFEKAVDLAYYDNCETENSSFEEENISQHLFEEDSFAEMEDSYVVDIDSNLHLQLMLDVVLSDDEKLIKLFRTRSHSNKNNENLFILFTNSLVYFLTQYETLYVRQNYLGYFNVDVLHSNQGLIFSEDVTSNTKCVRCNTSDSTLTRLLLFCFQENKPNINPANLKGLQQQLHLYSDWTKHTSCLESCVSSETGIPVSDCDILLYSLIEWKTESKVVKTEPSLTSDLSYKAGRSFFGGEKWVSAYFVLEDGLLYQYKTKNATKPDHCYIIEEEISSVERGVTSADFSVILRTGSRINLRASDDDNAKSWIEAIASFIQSYSSTAEYPVNCSLVIATKRLFICHEDHSTGFCRCLSHVQLSEVTHVEMNYETHFCCVYFKQCSPMQKPSSSKACNWQLQFPSAQHCEQFENTMKDCCYSISFNRLTTS is encoded by the exons ATGG GTAGAGCGTGGTTGTTTGTTGCACTAAACGAGAGCCATCTTGAGGGATTTCTCAACAGTTTCCAACACAATCCTTCGATTGTAGATGAATATTATTTAAG ccACGCAATTTTGAGTACCCCTCAG CTTTTACTGCTACAGAGTTTAATGTGTGGATTAGAACACGTCAACTTTTCAATTGAACCG GATGTCCACTATCTTGATATACCAGTTTTCCCTGTCGTAATCACCCACCCTGCAATAACTCCTCCTACCCAGTCAGATTGCACAGTTCGTAGCAAGGGCAAACCAGAATTAAGCCACCAAAACTCCAACCTTGGCTctgcagttgttataaatcCGGATGCTCTTGTGAATGCTGCATCCAAGGGCACAGAGCTTGCTGCTAAAGCTTTGAGAGGTGTTTTTGGGAATAACCAGCTTAGAACAAGAGAAGTGGTGCTTGGTGATGAAATGCCAGAAGTGGCATATTATGAATTGCCGAAAGCACTGCAGGATGTCGCATGTTTTGATTCCATAGCAGAACAACAAGGAACTGAGCTCACTTGTATGGGAATAACTGTGAAAGAAAACACTATATGTAAGTCCTGCTCTTTTGACTTAAACAGATGTCAATGCGGATCTTCTTCGAAAAAGATGAATCAACGAACGCATATTGATTCTGACATCTTGATTGATGACGGTCCGATCAGAGTAACTCGACAGTTGTCAACACGGAAAAAACATTCCTTCAAACACACTACCACGATTGGTATACAATGTGATGACATTTTAAATGATACTGACTCGGGTCTACCAAGTGATATTCCATCCTCTGTAGATTCTAGCATAGATCTTCTCACAGCTTGGCTCTCTGCCTCTCATCATCAAGAAAACACAAAGTTATTCGGCGTTCATGAAATTTCAACTCAGTGTAACGACTTGGGAGATGAAAGTCCGGAAAAAAGTCATTTTTCGCATGATCCATTACAGACGGATGTTTGCTTGATTGATTTTGTGACGGAAGATGAAGCCTCTCATAGTTGTGGTCTTTTTTGCTTTGATTTAACAACCGATGATCCTGAAATTCATGAAGAAAATTTAGATttcacacagaaaaaaataaaagaattggTCGATGGTGTGAATCCTGACCTAACTTTTTCTGAAACTGAAAAAGATTCAGTTTCGACagaaaaaactttcaaaactaAGTCTCCGCGGAAATTACTGAAAATGAATATACTACAACACGAACACACCATAGGCGCTATTGAAGCAGAGGAAAAGGATAATAAAAAAGTGGAAAAAGAACATAATGAATGTAGCGATAGAGAACTTAATGAAACCTGTGGTTTAAACAAGACTGCTCATACTGCTGTACCGATTGCTTGTACTGAGATTGTTAATAATGAATCTGAAATAGAGCAAAGCATTCATACCGAAAAATCCTCTCATAGTTTTGAAagtcaacaaacaaacaagttaaacatTGAAAGcactacaaataaaaactcGGAATGCAATGTAGTTCCGCAAACATCATGTGATGATATAACATGCGCTGGTGTAAATACTTACTATTTAATGTGCAATGCATATGCTGCTGATAGCAAACTAGACCCATGTCAATCTATTTCCGCTGAAAATGAAATTTCTGAATCTCTCAATCAAGTTAAAGTTGGCTCTTCTTGTATTTTAGACAGTTTTAATGCATCTGATAGCAAACTAGAACTGTGTAGTAAAGATGAAACTAATTCTGATGAAAATGCTATAACTTCTAAACCCTCCCATCAAGTTAAAGTTGCTTCTTCTTGCGCCTCGGGAAGTTCTGAACTTGACTACCCTGATATTTACAAAGTTGAATCCAttcaaaagaagaaaaagaacaTGGATAGCTGTTCAACTTCATTAGAACTTAGTACTAGTAGCGAGAAATCTCTTTCGGAATCAAATAATTTATGTGAAGTAAccacaaacaaacatatttgcGAAAAAGAAAGTGATAAAGTTCATGCAAAAGTTCCTGTTTTTGAGAAAGCAGTTGATCTGGCATATTATGATAATTGTGAAACAGAAAACAGTAGCTTTGAAGAAGAGAATATATCTCAGCACCTGTTTGAGGAAGATAGTTTTGCGGAGATGGAAGATTCTTATGTAGTGGATATTGATAGCAATCTACATCTACAACTTATGTTAGATGTTGTGCTAAGCGATGATGAAAAGTTAATAAAG CTTTTTCGTACAAGATCACactcaaataaaaacaacgagaatttatttatcctcttcACAAACAGCTTGGTTTATTTCCTCACTCAATATGAAACATTGTATGTGAGACAGAACTATCTTGGATACTTTAACGTTGATGTTTTACACAGCAATCAG GGCCTCATTTTTTCTGAAGATGTTACTTCAAACACCAAGTGTGTAAGATGTAATACTTCAGATTCTACACTGACAAGATTactcttattttgttttcaagaaaataaaccaaatatcAATCCAGCCAATCTGAAAGGTTTACAACAG CAACTCCATTTATACTCTGACTGGACCAAGCATACTTCTTGTCTTGAGTCCTGTGTGTCCAGTGAAACGGGTATCCCTGTTTCAGATTGTGATATTTTGCTGTACTCTCTCATCGAGTGGAAAACTGAAtcaaaagttgttaaaactgaacCATCACTTACAAGTGATCTGTCATACAAAGCTGGGAGATCTTTTTTTGGTGGGGAAAAGTGGGTTTCAGCTTACTTTGTCTTGGAAGATGGGCTTCTGTATCAATATAAAACTAA AAATGCAACGAAACCTGACCACTGTTACATCATAGAGGAGGAAATATCTTCTGTGGAGCGCGGCGTTACAAGCGCTGACTTCTCTGTTATTTTAAGAACAGGTTCCCGGATTAATTTGCGTGCAAGCGATGATGATAATGCCAAGTCTTGGATTGAAGCGATCGCTTCATTTATACAG TCTTATTCTAGTACAGCCGAATATCCTGTCAACTGCTCGCTTGTGATCGCCACCAAGCGGTTGTTCATCTGCCATGAAGACCACAGCACAGGATTCTGTCGTTGCCTGTCTCATGTTCAACTCTCTGAAGTTACACACGTCGAAATGAATTACGAAACCCATTTCTGTTGTGTGTATTTCAAGCAGTGTTCCCCAATGCAAAAGCCCTCTAGTTCAAAAGCGTGTAACTGGCAACTTCAGTTCCCAAGTGCGCAACACTGTGAGCAGTTTGAAAACACCATGAAGGATTGCTGTTATTCCATTTCATTCAACCGGTTGACTACTTCTTGA